The following are encoded together in the Variovorax sp. PBS-H4 genome:
- a CDS encoding asparaginase, whose translation MADNISEGKRRVVVLGTGGTIAGRAATAADNVGYIAGQVGVTELLEGVAAPTGIALQAEQVAQVDSKDMSFAIWRRLAERCAHWLAHADVAGLVVTHGTDTLEETAFFLQSVLAPVKPIVLTSAMRPATALTPDGPQNVRDALAVASSPHAQGVVVVCAGAVHSAFDVQKVHTYRLDAFDSGDAGPVAYVEEGALRELRRWPVSPPEPARLCFELMRHAVQWPRVEILMSHAEARGSIIDALMAQQAGTAEPVQGLVLAATGNGTLHEALEAAALRAQAAGIAVLRATRCVQGRILPTPSAALRDAGALTPVKARIALMLELMSIQAGGA comes from the coding sequence ATGGCCGACAACATCAGCGAAGGCAAGCGTCGTGTGGTCGTTCTGGGGACGGGCGGCACCATTGCTGGCCGGGCGGCGACGGCGGCCGACAATGTCGGCTATATCGCGGGCCAGGTGGGCGTAACCGAACTGCTGGAAGGCGTGGCAGCCCCGACGGGCATCGCGCTGCAGGCCGAGCAGGTGGCCCAGGTCGACAGCAAGGACATGAGCTTCGCCATCTGGCGCCGCCTGGCCGAGCGCTGTGCGCATTGGCTTGCACATGCCGACGTGGCGGGCCTGGTTGTCACTCACGGGACCGATACCTTGGAGGAAACCGCCTTCTTCCTTCAGTCCGTGCTGGCTCCGGTCAAGCCCATCGTCCTGACCAGCGCCATGCGGCCGGCGACGGCGCTGACGCCGGACGGTCCGCAGAACGTTCGCGATGCCCTTGCGGTTGCCTCGAGCCCGCATGCTCAGGGGGTAGTAGTTGTGTGCGCGGGCGCGGTGCACAGCGCCTTCGATGTGCAGAAGGTCCACACCTATCGCCTCGACGCGTTCGATTCGGGCGATGCGGGCCCTGTGGCCTATGTGGAAGAGGGCGCCTTGCGCGAGCTCAGGAGATGGCCAGTCTCGCCGCCCGAGCCGGCACGCCTGTGCTTCGAGCTGATGCGGCACGCCGTCCAATGGCCGCGCGTGGAGATCTTGATGAGCCACGCAGAGGCGCGTGGCAGCATCATCGATGCACTGATGGCGCAGCAAGCGGGCACTGCAGAGCCGGTGCAGGGCCTGGTGCTCGCAGCCACTGGCAACGGCACTTTGCACGAAGCCCTGGAAGCGGCTGCGCTTCGGGCGCAAGCGGCGGGCATCGCGGTCCTGCGCGCCACGCGTTGCGTCCAGGGCCGCATTCTTCCCACGCCGAGTGCGGCGTTGCGCGACGCAGGCGCGCTGACGCCGGTGAAGGCACGCATCGCACTGATGCTGGAACTGATGTCCATCCAGGCCGGCGGCGCCTGA